From the Euphorbia lathyris chromosome 6, ddEupLath1.1, whole genome shotgun sequence genome, one window contains:
- the LOC136233071 gene encoding probable protein phosphatase 2C 24, with amino-acid sequence MAEICRGFVSDSEASATPCQGNSRAASKRMEIRRFKFVAEVASETEEEGNKRRKIQVRTTSLPSTREEYGEGSSLKNEENKINMKPEKETLISSKSLNMVLNPSISATIHFDLDMYPKYGVASVCGRRRDMEDAVAVHPSFFTKDRKSASEFHYFGVYDGHGCSHVAARCRDRLHELVKEQLIGSKETTAPAPAATLAGDWRSAMVKSFWRMDKEVIGWNEGAFRATCRCEMQTPECDAVGSTAVVAILTPSKIIVANCGDSRAVLCRNGKPVPLSTDHKPDRPDELNRIQAAGGRVIYWDCPRVLGVLAMSRSIGDNYLKPYVSCEPEVTITERTAEDECLVLASDGLWDVVSNETACGVARMCLRGKGQIGQQQQSESCGAAENEAVGGVPAESSGSGEEMSDKACTDASMLLTKLALARHSTDNVSVVVVDLRKDT; translated from the exons atgGCTGAGATATGTCGTGGGTTTGTTAGTGACAGTGAAGCATCAGCCACGCCGTGTCAAGGGAATTCAAGAGCAGCCAGCAAGAGAATGGAGATCAGACGGTTTAAATTTGTCGCCGAAGTTGCGTCAGAAACGGAGGAGGAAGGTAATAAGCGGAGAAAAATCCAAGTGCGTACTACTTCATTGCCTTCTACTCGTGAAGAATATGGCGAAGGCTCATCACTGAAAAATGAAGAGAACAAAATTAACATGAAACCGGAAAAAGAAACTTTAATTTCGAGTAAATCTTTGAATATGGTTCTAAATCCCTCCATTTCAGCCACAATCCATTTTGATCTCGATATGTATCCAAAATATGGTGTGGCTTCCGTCTGTGGAAGGAGGAGAGACATGGAAGATGCAGTCGCAGTTCACCCTTCGTTCTTTACAAAGGATCGGAAATCCGCCTCTGAGTTCCATTATTTCGGCGTTTACGACGGCCACGGTTGCTCTCAT GTGGCGGCAAGGTGCAGAGATAGACTTCATGAATTGGTGAAGGAGCAGCTAATTGGCAGCAAAGAAACAACTGCGCCAGCGCCGGCGGCAACGTTGGCCGGGGATTGGAGAAGTGCGATGGTGAAAAGCTTCTGGCGGATGGACAAAGAGGTGATAGGGTGGAATGAAGGGGCGTTTCGTGCTACTTGCAGATGTGAGATGCAAACTCCGGAATGCGACGCCGTCGGATCTACTGCCGTGGTGGCTATCCTAACCCCCAGTAAGATTATCGTGGCCAACTGCGGCGACTCTAGAGCCGTCTTATGCCGTAACGGCAAGCCTGTTCCTCTCTCTACTGATCATAAG CCGGACCGTCCAGACGAGCTGAACCGGATCCAAGCCGCCGGTGGCCGTGTTATATACTGGGATTGTCCACGAGTTCTCGGAGTCCTGGCCATGTCAAGATCCATAG GTGATAACTACCTAAAACCTTACGTGAGCTGTGAGCCGGAAGTGACAATAACGGAGCGGACGGCGGAGGACGAGTGCTTGGTACTGGCCAGTGATGGGTTGTGGGATGTGGTTTCGAACGAAACAGCGTGTGGGGTGGCGCGTATGTGTTTGAGGGGGAAAGGACAGATTGGGCAGCAGCAGCAATCGGAGTCATGCGGTGCGGCGGAGAATGAAGCGGTTGGCGGTGTTCCTGCAGAAAGCAGTGGAAGCGGCGAAGAGATGTCGGACAAAGCATGCACGGACGCGTCGATGTTGCTGACTAAGCTGGCGCTGGCCAGGCACAGTACTGACAACGTGAGCGTAGTGGTGGTGGATCTTAGGAAGGACACGTAG